In Mytilus trossulus isolate FHL-02 chromosome 6, PNRI_Mtr1.1.1.hap1, whole genome shotgun sequence, a single window of DNA contains:
- the LOC134722738 gene encoding carcinoembryonic antigen-related cell adhesion molecule 1-like: MLCVSQWCLFWCVLFTDGPNQVILSPNRTSFTFDEGDDVPDVTCEADCQPDCCLMWITPTGQVKSNGILRLPKINRTQAGIYLCNASNDVGNMVSDGVTINVRYGPEKVTISPNKTEYVVNEGEHVHDINCSAEYGPSLVVLSPNKTEYVIKEHESLPDISCNATCKPKCVGTWTIDTGEFVSDDILSFPTIKRNQSGSYRCNISNSVSSMISTYVSVIVTYGAEIRDITIDGENFTIPENVEKRLICEIDGVPKPYGRLFHNEKEKLSSINPIVTVMVPLCNDTGNYTCAAENSEGKANQTKELFVLCSPRPVVGLLPKIAVGNDSILEINVIFFSYPQPKISWTFSVNGSNEIVKSNDTIGIYQHVSSIYITDMKTSQYGMYVLQVTNGIPNDFKHTFEVLPQRK; the protein is encoded by the exons ATGCTATGTGTGTCACAGTGGTGTTTATTCTGGTGTGTTTTATTCACAGATGGACCTAATCAAGTGATACTGTCTCCAAATAGAACGTCATTTACTTTTGACGAAGGAGACGATGTTCCAGATGTCACGTGCGAGGCAGACTGTCAACCAGATTGTTGTTTAATGTGGATAACACCAACTGGTCAAGTGAAATCAAATGGAATCTTGCGTTTACCGAAAATCAATAGAACGCAAGCAGGGATATATCTGTGCAATGCTAGTAATGATGTAGGCAATATGGTATCAGATGGTGTAACGATTAATGTCCGTT ATGGACCAGAAAAAGTGACTATTTCTCCAAATAAAACAGAATACGTCGTGAATGAAGGAGAACATGTCCATGATATAAACTGTTCAGCGGAAT ATGGACCATCTCTTGTTGTACTCTCTCCAAACAAAACGGAATATGTAATAAAAGAACACGAATCTTTACCTGATATCTCATGCAATGCGACTTGTAAACCCAAGTGTGTGGGAACATGGACCATTGATACCGGTGAATTTGTTTCTGACGATATCTTAAGTTTCCCTACCATCAAACGGAACCAATCTGGGTCATATAGATGTAATATCAGTAACAGCGTCAGCAGTATGATATCTACCTATGTTTCTGTTATTGTTACAT ATGGTGCAGAAATACGAGACATTACTATCGACGGTGAAAATTTCACGATTCCTGAAAATGTAGAAAAACGACTTATTTGTGAAATTGATGGTGTTCCTAAGCCATATGGACGATTGTTTCATAATGAAAAAGAGAAACTAAGCTCTATAAATCCAATTGTTACTGTGATGGTTCCTTTGTGTAATGATACCGGAAATTATACCTGTGCAGCAGAGAATTCCGAAGGAAAAGCCAATCAAACCAAAGAACTGTTTGTATTGT gttCACCTAGACCAGTTGTTGGCCTACTACCCAAAATTGCAGTCGGCAATGACAGTATTTTGGAAataaatgtgatatttttttcttacccACAACCAAAAATATCTTGGACGTTTAGTGTAAATGGTTCCAATGAAATAGTGAAATCAAATGATACAATTGGCATATATCAACATGTATCATCAATTTATATTACTGATATGAAGACATCTCAGTATGGAATGTACGTTCTACAAGTAACAAATGGAATTCCAAATGATTTCAAGCACACCTTTGAGGTGTTGCCACAACGTAAGTAA